ACATATCTAGTCTCTTTGCTTAAGAAGAACTAATAATTGATGCGTTCTTGGCTCTGAACCTCTTTGATATTTCCTCATTCACAGGTTTAGGTGTGAGGAACTAATTTATTGGAGAGGATATGAGATCCAGATGCATAACTGAGCACTAGTTCGTAAAAAACGAAAGATTCCCAACTGTTACCGTTCGTGTATATTCTTGAACTTCAATGGAGAAGTTTCTGAAGCCATATGACAGGGAATACATGAGATTGGCCATGATAAAACATGAAGAGACATTCAAGGAGCAGGTACTTTTCTTCCTCTATTTCACACCTCTAGCTAGAGGCCTTTTTCATACGGCTCGGTTGAGTTGTGTTTGTTTTGAACTTTGAGAATGATCTTGCAGGTATGTGAACTTCATCGTCTATATCGGATCCAGAAGATGTTAATGAAAAACATTGGAAGCAGCAGGCCAAATGGACGGAGTCAAGAACGATGGAATTTGAGGAATGAACTTATTTATATTCAGGCTAATCATCATCATCGTGGAGCCCAACAGTACTACAAGCCACAAAGGAAACTTGATCTGGAGCGGCCTGCTGAGGATTACATTGCAGAATCAGATGGTAATGGAGCTGTAGAGATTATAGAGGAGAGTGAGATTGAGCTGACTCTGGGCCCATCAAGTTTCAATCGAGGAAAGAAACCCGAGACTCCCCTAACCTCAGATTCCGGACCAAGCttctcttcttcctctaccGGATCAAGTCGGATAAATAGGACTAGTTCATGGACCCGCCAAATGACAAGAGACGAATTCAATGTCCATGAACTGGGGCTTGTCCAGATGCCTTTAGACATGACAACGGGGTACCATAGAAGAAGCAAAAACAATATTGATGTTGAAGAACAATTAAGACAGGAAATCGAGAGACGAAACCAGCCTCCTTGGCTTTTTCAAGTTTTGAGTTTGAACATCACCTGAAAAAGTCATCCAAGTCTAGGTGATATGTTATGAAACTCATTATAGTCGGCTAATCCAATGACTAATGTTTTGCGTGGAGTTGTCTGCTTAGTTTTCAGTATAATGGGTGATGGGGTCTGGTGTAAAGTAATTTTCCTGACTTGAAAATCCATCACAAATTTACAACTGACCTCATTTAAGTTTTTCAATGATCATTCGTGAGTCATATCCATACAACATCATCAATACTGCCTAAGCCCTTAAAAATGTCTTCGACCGAGTTGATACTGCTTCCTGGCAAAGCTTCAAACAAATAGGTCGGGCTAAACTAATAGCTTATAGCTAACAGTCGCAAAGGGGCAGAAGGAAGCAAGGAGCTTAGGCAATAGTTCACTCAACCTCCTTACTAGATGTACGGTCGAGCGAGCGAGCGATATTAGCGCACCTCAAGTGAAGGCGAAGTAGGATCTCACTCAAGAGTACTACTAGTTCACTCGACTCTTATTCAAGGCATAGTCCAGCAATATTTGCGATTCCAATTCGCTAAAAGTACTGTTGTATACATCTCAGTTGAGCAAATGTACtcgattactttttatttttaagaatgttgacttttaatatatatcaatttagttTTGTATGGTTCGTAACGGTATTTAAAAGCATTTTGTGTTTCTTTTGGGCGAATAGATCATAGATCAGTGAGTTTCTTTATTTCCAGTGATCTTAGAGTGAGTTTCTTTACAACTTCATGACAGTTGTGTAATTGTTATATTCATTGAGATGAAATATTATACTGACAGTCATTACTGACTCATTAGGACTGTTCATATAGGTCGGGTTTTACACAGCCTAGACCGGAACCTGGAAAATCTGGGGTAGAATCTGGATTTAAAAACCTAGATGAATCCGGGCCGAGTACCAGGTTTAAAACATGACACCCGGGTTTTAAACTCGGTACCCGAGTTTTATAAAACGAAAAGAGAAACCCTAATTCGCATGAGTAGCCACTCCCTCCCTTGAGATTTTGTCTTCCTAGAGTCCCAGActtccctcctctctctctctctctgctctgcGAAGTGCAATGCCCTACACCTCCCGAAACCTGGTTTCATTTCTCtcatctgctctctctctctctctctctctctctctctctctctctctctctctgtgtgtggtTTGCATTTGCATTTGTGTTTGCGATGCCCTAGCCCTCCCTAAATCACTCTCTCATCTGCTCTATCTCTCAATCTGCTATCTGCGATGACAAACTGTGAAAGTGCTTGAACTTGGGATCCAAGAGATTAGAAAGTATTTTTCATTTaggtatgttttctttcttccccctattttgttctttttttcattttcattttttttttctgagaaTGTTTGAGGAGGATTTTTATAGGTTAAATCCGTTTGAATGTTTGAAGAGTATTTGTGTAGATCTCGTAGATCTAGTGGTTTTGTTCTCTATGTTAGATGTAGTTGCAGTGTTTTACTTTTGTCGTTGTCGTGGTGGTGGTGCTATCAACATTGCAACTTTTTTTGAATCTATCTGGGAGTGCTCATCTACAAGGGTGTTTGCCAATGGATCAATCACCACTTCAGTTGTCTTTAAAATTTGTTGTGCCGTTTCCTTTCCACACTTAAATGTTATTTGTTTGGGGTAACTATACAACTTGATATTTCCAACAGTCAATGGCTCTTCTATGTCCCTATTTACTCACTTAAATGTTATTTGAAATAATGAGATTTTTACTATCTGAACTCTTTTATGCCATTATG
This genomic interval from Carya illinoinensis cultivar Pawnee chromosome 2, C.illinoinensisPawnee_v1, whole genome shotgun sequence contains the following:
- the LOC122296048 gene encoding uncharacterized protein LOC122296048; amino-acid sequence: MEKFLKPYDREYMRLAMIKHEETFKEQVCELHRLYRIQKMLMKNIGSSRPNGRSQERWNLRNELIYIQANHHHRGAQQYYKPQRKLDLERPAEDYIAESDGNGAVEIIEESEIELTLGPSSFNRGKKPETPLTSDSGPSFSSSSTGSSRINRTSSWTRQMTRDEFNVHELGLVQMPLDMTTGYHRRSKNNIDVEEQLRQEIERRNQPPWLFQVLSLNIT